From a region of the Malania oleifera isolate guangnan ecotype guangnan chromosome 12, ASM2987363v1, whole genome shotgun sequence genome:
- the LOC131144552 gene encoding GDSL esterase/lipase At5g45910-like, translated as MRILLLLLLPLSFSVIGMVWSTHLFYESIFSFGDSLTDTGNFLLSGALAFPVIGKLPYGETTFRHATGRCSNGRLVVDFLAEAAGIPYLPPYLSLANGPVSRFRHGVNFAVAGATALDSQFFYRRRVGSLLWTNNSLSVQLGWFKKLKPSLCTTPRECEKLFGRSLFVVGEIGGNDYNYAFFLGGSIKQLRASIPLVVQSIVTAISMLIEEGAVEIMVPGNLPIGCSAVYLTLFGRNKREKYLYDERNGCLKAYNAFSKSHNARLNAGLEKLRRKYPHATIIYADYYSASMPFFNSPLHYGFRNGALRACCGGGGPYNFNNSARCGHMGSKACAHPSTFANWDGIHLTEASYRLIAEALIHGPFASPPLKLKSSSSNNV; from the exons ATGagaatccttcttcttcttcttcttcctctctctttCAGTGTCATTGGGATGGTATGGTCGACCCATCTGTTCTACGAGTCGATATTTAGCTTTGGAGACTCTCTAACGGATACCGGAAACTTTCTTCTCTCCGGCGCCCTTGCATTTCCGGTCATCGGAAAGCTACCCTACGGCGAGACCACCTTCAGACATGCCACCGGGCGCTGCTCCAACGGACGCCTTGTCGTCGACTTCTTAG CGGAGGCCGCTGGGATACCATACCTGCCGCCCTATCTATCACTTGCTAACGGCCCGGTAAGCCGTTTCCGACATGGAGTGAACTTCGCCGTCGCCGGAGCTACTGCCCTTGACTCTCAATTCTTTTACCGACGACGCGTCGGATCCCTCCTCTGGACAAACAATTCGCTGAGCGTTCAGCTGGGTTGGTTCAAAAAGCTCAAGCCCTCCCTCTGCACCACTCCACGCG AGTGTGAGAAGTTGTTCGGGAGGTCCCTGTTTGTGGTGGGAGAGATTGGTGGGAATGATTATAATTACGCCTTCTTTCTTGGTGGAAGCATTAAACAGCTTCGAGCCTCCATCCCCCTCGTCGTCCAATCCATCGTCACGGCAATTTCT atGTTGATAGAGGAAGGGGCGGTGGAGATAATGGTGCCGGGGAATTTACCGATAGGGTGCTCGGCGGTGTACCTGACTTTGTTCGGCCGGAATAAGAGAGAGAAGTATTTGTATGATGAAAGAAATGGGTGCTTGAAGGCTTACAATGCCTTCTCCAAGTCTCACAATGCTCGCCTGAACGCTGGTTTGGAGAAACTGAGGCGGAAGTACCCACATGCAACCATCATTTACGCCGACTACTATTCTGCTTCCATGCCTTTCTTCAATTCCCCTCTCCATTACG GATTTAGGAATGGGGCATTGAGAGCATGCTGCGGAGGGGGCGGCCCATATAACTTTAACAATTCGGCAAGGTGCGGCCACATGGGCTCCAAGGCCTGCGCGCATCCCTCCACCTTTGCCAATTGGGACGGCATCCATTTGACGGAGGCCTCTTATCGCCTCATTGCCGAGGCCTTGATCCACGGCCCATTCGCATCCCCACCCCTCAAACTCAAATCCTCCTCCTCCAACAATGTTTGA